Within Schumannella luteola, the genomic segment TCCTCTTCGGCCGCGCCGTCGGTGTAGTCGAAGGCGGCACGGGGTGTCCGGCGCCGCGCGACCGTGCGCAGGTCGTGGATGGTGAGCGCGGCGTCGAGACGCCGGCGGCGTGCGTCGAGCTGGGGTCGTCGAAAGCGGAGCAGTTCGGCGAGCTCTGCGGGCTGGGGCAGCTGACGGCGGACCATCATCCCTCCGTCCTCGCGTCGACGGCGTCCGGTGTCACCGTGAGCGGCTGTCGACGAAGCGAGACCAGCGCGATGGCGGCGCTCACGACGAGGCACGCGGCCATCACGCCGAGCGGGACCTGGTAGGCGCCGGTCGCGTCCCGCAGCCACCCGGTGAAGTAGCCGGCGATGAATCCGCCGAGGCTGCCGACCGTGTTGATCAGCGCGAGTCCGGCCGCCGCCGCGGCGCCGGTGAGTGACCCGGTGGCGAAGCTCCAGAACACGGGGATGGCGGCGTAGATGCCGACGGCGGCGACGATGATGCCGCCCAGCAGCACGGGGAACGACGTGCCCCCCAGAGCGCACACGAGCACGCCGACGCCGCCGATTCCCGCTGGCAAGGCGTAGTGCCACGGCCGCAGTCCTCGCTTCTGACAGAAGCGGCTCCACCCGAAGGAGGCCAGCGCGCCGAGCGTGAACGGGATGAAGGTGACCAGGTTCACCGCGGCCTCGCCACCGCCGTCGACGGCCGAGGTGAGCAGCGGCAGGAAGAAGCTGATCGCGAACATGGGGAAGGTGAGCAGCAGGAAGATGCCGGCGAGTCGCAGGGTGACGACGCTGCGCAGCGCCGCTGCGAACGTGCGGGATCCATGGTGATTCGCGGACGCCCGATCGCTCGCGCCCTCCATCGCCTGCTTCTCCTCGTCGGTGAGCCACCGGGCGTCTCGGGGTCGAGACGGGAGCAGGAAGATCACGACGATGCCGAGCGCGGTCGCCGCCAGCCCTTCGGCCGCGAACATGAACCGCCAGCCATCGAGCCCGAAGGTCTCGCTTCCGTGGTGGATGAGCCAGTTCGAGACGGGGCCCCCGATCGCGGTCGAGAGCGGGACGGCGACGTAGTAGATGCCGAGCACGAGAATTCGTTGCGGCCCGCTGAACCAGAGCGAGATGTAGAGCAGGATGCCGGGCAGCAGGCCGGCTTCAGCGACGCCGAGCAGCACCCGGGCGATGGCGAAGGTCGGGAAGTCGGTCACGAGGGCGTGGGCGGCGGCGACGAGTCCCCAGGTGATCGCGATGCGCGAGATCCAGGTGCGGGCGCCGACCCGGTACATGACGTAGTTGCTCGGGATCTCCAGCAGCACGTAGCCGATGAAGAACACGGCGACGCCGATCCCGTAGGTGAGCGCGGTGAGTCCGATGTCGGGATTCATCGTCGGCGCAGCGAAGCCGACATTCACGCGGTCGAGGTAGTTGATGAAGAGCAGCAGAATCAGAATCGGCAGAAGCCGTCGAATGGCCTTGCTGTTGGCTCGCTGAAGCGGGGTGTTCGACGTCATCGTCAGTCTCCGGTTTCGATCAGGGTGCGTGTTCCCGGTGCCGTGGTGAGGTTGGTCGCTCCGTCGCGACCGAGGTGGATCAGGTCTTCGATGTGGTAGCCCTGCACGGGGTCGACCCAGCCGAGCTCGATCTGCAGCGTCATCCCCTCGACGAGCGGCTCGTCGTACTCGACCGTGAGCTGCGGCTCCTCATGCAGCACCAAGCCGATGCCGTGCCCGACGATCCCCCAGCGGAATTCCTCGCCGAGGCGCTCGTACTCGCGCCGAGCAAGGTCGACGAGCTCGGAGGCGACGACGCCGGGGCGCAGGCTGTCGACGATGACGTCGTGCACGGCCGAGATCCGATCGAAACGGGTGCGCTGCGCGCGGGTCGCTCGCCCCACTACGGCAGTCCGTGCGATGTCGGAGCAGTAGCCGTCGATCCGCACCCCCCAGTCGGAGCGGATCAGCATCCCCTCCTCCAGCACGGAGTCGCTCGGCCACGGGTGCCACTGTCCGGCCCGGCACCCGCCGCCGAAGACGGAGTGGGTGAGCTCAGCGGCGCCGTCGCGGAACAGCGCGTCGGTGATGCGCGAGGCCACTTGGCGCTCCGTGTCGCCCGGGCGGATGCTGCGAAGGCCGTCCCCGAGATGAAGCGCGGTGAGGCGGTTGACGTGCGTGAGGCGCTCGACTTCCGCCGGGGTCTTCACGGCACGGATCGCGTTGAGCAGGGGCCACGCATCGCCGGTGCTCGTCTCGGGGAGCAGGTGGCGCAGGCCCTCCGTGACCTTGACGGGGGTGGCGCGGTATTCGACTCCGATCCGTGCCCGAGTCAGGCCGCGTTCGCGCAGAACGTCGGCCACCACCTCGACCATGTGCTCATGCTCACCGCGGTAGCCGCGGATGTCGGTGATGAACGGCCGGGTCTCCTCGGGTGCCCAGGTGTCGGTCGCGACGCCGTTCCAGTTGTCGGCGCGCGCGGCGGGAACGACGTAGACGGGGTCGCCGCCAGATGGCCAGACGACGATGTGCAGACGCTCCCACGTCAGCCGCATGTCGGGGTGATAGAAGCCAGAGAGGTAGTGCGTGTTCTCGGGCCACGTCGAGACGATCACATCGAAATCGCTTGCGGCGATGAGACGGCGGATGCGTTCGACGTCGGCGTAGCGGCTCGGACCGAGCTGCGCTCCGTCGCGAGCTTGGATGGCGCTCATCATATGCTCTCGACCTCCTGTACGGCGTAAGTGTTATTTATACGGTGTATACCTCGGGCGCAACAGGAGGTCGACTGTCATCGCGTCATCCTCTAAGGGCTTTCGCCCAGCTTTGTGGATCGCGTACAACCGCGCCGCGACCGTCCGACGACGCGTTCGTGGGCCTCCGACGACGATTCGCGCGACCCCGCCGACCCCGGCCTACCGTGGCGGAGACAGGGTGAGCG encodes:
- a CDS encoding M24 family metallopeptidase; the encoded protein is MSAIQARDGAQLGPSRYADVERIRRLIAASDFDVIVSTWPENTHYLSGFYHPDMRLTWERLHIVVWPSGGDPVYVVPAARADNWNGVATDTWAPEETRPFITDIRGYRGEHEHMVEVVADVLRERGLTRARIGVEYRATPVKVTEGLRHLLPETSTGDAWPLLNAIRAVKTPAEVERLTHVNRLTALHLGDGLRSIRPGDTERQVASRITDALFRDGAAELTHSVFGGGCRAGQWHPWPSDSVLEEGMLIRSDWGVRIDGYCSDIARTAVVGRATRAQRTRFDRISAVHDVIVDSLRPGVVASELVDLARREYERLGEEFRWGIVGHGIGLVLHEEPQLTVEYDEPLVEGMTLQIELGWVDPVQGYHIEDLIHLGRDGATNLTTAPGTRTLIETGD
- a CDS encoding MFS transporter, encoding MTSNTPLQRANSKAIRRLLPILILLLFINYLDRVNVGFAAPTMNPDIGLTALTYGIGVAVFFIGYVLLEIPSNYVMYRVGARTWISRIAITWGLVAAAHALVTDFPTFAIARVLLGVAEAGLLPGILLYISLWFSGPQRILVLGIYYVAVPLSTAIGGPVSNWLIHHGSETFGLDGWRFMFAAEGLAATALGIVVIFLLPSRPRDARWLTDEEKQAMEGASDRASANHHGSRTFAAALRSVVTLRLAGIFLLLTFPMFAISFFLPLLTSAVDGGGEAAVNLVTFIPFTLGALASFGWSRFCQKRGLRPWHYALPAGIGGVGVLVCALGGTSFPVLLGGIIVAAVGIYAAIPVFWSFATGSLTGAAAAAGLALINTVGSLGGFIAGYFTGWLRDATGAYQVPLGVMAACLVVSAAIALVSLRRQPLTVTPDAVDARTEG